CAAGTATGGGACCATGTATCCCTACCTGAAAATTACCAATGAAGAAGACCCCCAACTGATCATCACTTCTGACGTCAAAGAGGACGGGGGCAAATATTTTGGTCCTTATCCCAATGTCAATGCCGCGACCAGTACCCGGGACCTGCTCCAAAAAACCTATCCCTTAAGAAAATGTGGCAAGAATGAAAAACGCGCCTGCTTCTACTACCATCTGGGCCAATGCATTGGCTGCTGTGACCACGAAGTATCGGCCCAAGAATATGCCCAACAGATTAAGCGGATCACCCGCTTTTTGAATGGGGACGTCCAAACCATTAAAGAGGACCTTCAGAATAAAATGGCCCAAGCCTCAGAAAATATGCACTATGAGCGAGCCGCTGAATACCGCGACCAAATTAACTATATTGAGCAAACCGTTGAACCGCAAAATGTCATGAGTAAGCAATACAATAACCGCGACGTTTTTGCCTATTACTACAACCATGGTTGGATCAGCATCCAAGTTTTCCTCCTGCGTCAATTTTCCATTATCAAACGGGATTCGGCCCTCTTCGCCTGCTATAACGATCCCGCAGAAGAATTGACCTCCTATATTGTTCAGTTCTACCAAGAGCAAAACCACACCCTACCTAAGGAAGTACTGGTACCGGAAAATATCGATACCCGGCTCTTGGGTGATGCTCTCGAAATCTCAGTAGTCACCCCTAAACGCGGGGATAAACGCCATATGCTCGACCTGGCTACCGAGAACGCCCAATTAGCCCATGAACAAAAATTCCGCTTATTAGAAATGAATGAGAAGAAAACCCGGGGAGCTGTTGAAGAGCTTAGTGCCGCCTTAAATCTGCCCTATCTCAGACGGATGGAAAGCTTTGACTTTTCCAATATATCAGGGGTGGACAATGTTTGTGGAATGGTGGTCTATGAAGACGGCCGTCCCAATAAGAAGGCTTACCGCAAGTTCAAGATCAAGTCTTTCCAAGGGGCCAATGAATACCAAGCTACCCAAGAAGTCATCCGCCGCCGCTATAGCCGACTCTTAAAAGAAGGCAAGGACCTACCAGATATCGTTCTCATGGATGGGGGAAGTATTGAAGTCAATGCCGCCCGGGATGTCTTAGTTAATGAACTGGGCCTCGACGACCTAGCAGTTGCTGGCATGGTCAAAGATGACAAGCACCGGACTTCCCATTTAATCTATGGCGATGACCATGCCATTGTGCCCCTAGATCCCAAGTCCCAGGCCTTCCATTTGGTTCAGAGAATTCAAATCGAAGTCGACCGCTATGCCAAGACCTTCCACCGGCAAGTCCACCACAAGAATTCTTTCCAATCCCGTCTTGATAGTGTCAAAGGGGTGGGCCCTAAAACCCGGCGCAAGGTCCTCAGTCACTTTAAAACCATTAAGGCCATCCGCCAGGCCGACCTGAGTGAAATCCAAGGATTGGGCATTCCTGAACAGGTGGCCGAGTCCATCCACCGGCTGGCTTGGGAAGGCCACAAGGGGTCGCCCTACTCAGACCAGGATAAAAGTTCTTAGACCTCTTTTATAGTTAATTGAACAGCAAAAAACGGAGTAAGCCTCAAGCTACTCCGTTTTTCTTTACACTTTTTACTACTTATCGGTTGACTCTTGGTCTTCTTCTTGGTCTGGAGTCAAAGGATCGCCATCGAGGAAATCCGATTGATTCACAATCGATTTGTCATAACTGCTTTGCGCGCTGCGGTCAGCGGCGAGGAGGATATCGTCCTTATGCTTGGCTTGTTTAAAGTTAGTCTTCTTAGGGGTGTTGTAGCCATAAGGGTCATAAGGTTTCTTCTCAACGTCTTCATCCGCTGGGGCAGCTGTAGACTCCTCTGCAACAGTTTCCGCTGGGTCAGCCTTATCCACTGAATCTGGACGGTCTTCTGACGGGGTTGATTCTTCTAGGACTGGGAAGTCAAAAGCGCTTGTTTCTTCTTCCTCTGGACTGGTCTCAACTTGGTCACTTTCTGTCACTTCAAACTCTTTATCTCGCGGCTTTTCCACTTGCTCTGGAGCGATTTCCTCTTTAGTAGAACTTGCTTCAGGCTGACTATAGTCTTCAGCCAGGTCAAAGATATCCGAAGCGGGCAGAACTTCTTCCTGTTGACTATCATCGAGGACATAGCCTGGATCAGCATAGTCATAGGCCCCTTCATCTGGTTTATCGGACTTATGATCCATTTGAGAATCAGAAGAAACAGGCTCATCTTGACTGCCAGCAGGTGCCATCACCATAATCTCATCATCGCCCGCTTGACTTTCTAAAGAAGCGGGGTCAAGAGCAGGACTCTCATTTTCTGGATAAGTGGCTTGGGTTTGACTATCTGTCTCTTCACCACCTGCCTTAAAATCATCTTGGTCTGGGCCATAGGTTTCTCTAAAGGCCGCTTCGGAAAGATAGTCGTCACTAGAAGAGGCAGAGCCAT
The nucleotide sequence above comes from Aerococcus urinae. Encoded proteins:
- the uvrC gene encoding excinuclease ABC subunit UvrC, yielding MANQLIENKLKLVPKKPGCYIMKDRNQHIIYIGKAKNLFNRVHSYFRSQHTGKTAQLVSEIADFEVIMTNTNKESLLLEINLIKKYKPHYNIMLKYGTMYPYLKITNEEDPQLIITSDVKEDGGKYFGPYPNVNAATSTRDLLQKTYPLRKCGKNEKRACFYYHLGQCIGCCDHEVSAQEYAQQIKRITRFLNGDVQTIKEDLQNKMAQASENMHYERAAEYRDQINYIEQTVEPQNVMSKQYNNRDVFAYYYNHGWISIQVFLLRQFSIIKRDSALFACYNDPAEELTSYIVQFYQEQNHTLPKEVLVPENIDTRLLGDALEISVVTPKRGDKRHMLDLATENAQLAHEQKFRLLEMNEKKTRGAVEELSAALNLPYLRRMESFDFSNISGVDNVCGMVVYEDGRPNKKAYRKFKIKSFQGANEYQATQEVIRRRYSRLLKEGKDLPDIVLMDGGSIEVNAARDVLVNELGLDDLAVAGMVKDDKHRTSHLIYGDDHAIVPLDPKSQAFHLVQRIQIEVDRYAKTFHRQVHHKNSFQSRLDSVKGVGPKTRRKVLSHFKTIKAIRQADLSEIQGLGIPEQVAESIHRLAWEGHKGSPYSDQDKSS